From the genome of Armatimonadota bacterium, one region includes:
- a CDS encoding carbohydrate-binding family 9-like protein yields MEHVGRSPVQPKVYVAGRAAKPIVIDGKLDEWDGAPWSDPFVDIEGDLKPNPPYETRFKMLWDDEHLYIGAWLEEPCVWATLTEHDSIVFHDNDFEVFIDPDGDTCNYFEIEINALGTVFDLFLVKPYREGGPALHGWDCKGLRTAVWVDGRLNDPTTIDRGWSVEMAIPFASLDGTPPPRIGDQWRINFSRVEWHIDAIDGKIVKKPNVPEENWVWTPQGAIDMHMPERWGFLQFGP; encoded by the coding sequence ATCGAACATGTCGGGCGCTCTCCTGTGCAGCCTAAGGTCTACGTCGCCGGTCGCGCCGCCAAGCCGATCGTAATCGACGGTAAGCTGGACGAGTGGGACGGTGCGCCTTGGTCGGACCCTTTCGTCGATATCGAAGGCGATCTGAAGCCCAACCCGCCCTACGAGACGCGGTTCAAGATGCTTTGGGACGACGAGCATCTCTATATCGGCGCATGGTTGGAAGAGCCGTGCGTCTGGGCGACGCTGACCGAGCACGATTCGATCGTCTTTCACGACAACGACTTCGAGGTTTTTATCGACCCGGACGGAGATACCTGCAACTACTTCGAGATCGAAATCAACGCGCTGGGCACGGTGTTCGACCTTTTCTTGGTCAAGCCGTATCGCGAAGGCGGACCGGCGCTACATGGCTGGGATTGCAAAGGGCTCCGAACCGCGGTCTGGGTGGACGGTCGCCTGAACGACCCGACCACGATCGATCGCGGCTGGAGCGTGGAGATGGCGATCCCTTTTGCCTCGCTGGACGGCACGCCTCCGCCCAGGATCGGCGACCAGTGGCGGATCAACTTCTCGCGCGTCGAGTGGCACATCGATGCGATCGACGGCAAGATCGTCAAGAAACCGAACGTGCCGGAAGAGAACTGGGTCTGGACGCCGCAAGGCGCGATCGACATGCATATGCCAGAGCGCTGGGGATTCCTACAGTTCGGACCTTAA
- a CDS encoding alpha-L-fucosidase: MLQPWFHTAKLGIFIHWGIYAVNGTSESWSFFNGETTYDEYMAQRHGFTASRYDPDAWANLFKKAGARYAVLTAKHHDGVALFDTQLSDLSVVKQTLAGRDLIRPYCESLRKVGVKVGLYFSHLDWSHPDYASIGSNDATANRYAYRQGESDMAAWQRFLAFHRGQIQEICTQYGEIDLIWFDGDWERDADTWDMAGLRRQIEAWQPNAILNSRMRGHGDYDTPEQGLPLEAPDGPWEFCMTINDNWGYRPIDRNYKTPEQVIQIFCDVIGGGGNLLLDIGPMEDGTIPPEQVDVLERLGDWIGRHQEAVYETIRGLLKGYHGASTRSIDGQCIFLFVPGRPGQIYVKGLMDEVKKATLLGSGVDVTHKRIGGAPWSNIPGTLWIDIPDDAVEPCMSVVRLELA, from the coding sequence ATGCTCCAGCCATGGTTCCACACGGCAAAACTCGGCATATTTATCCATTGGGGCATCTATGCCGTCAACGGAACGTCCGAATCTTGGTCTTTCTTTAATGGCGAGACGACCTACGACGAGTACATGGCGCAGAGGCATGGATTCACCGCCTCTCGCTACGACCCGGACGCCTGGGCGAACCTTTTCAAGAAGGCAGGCGCCCGCTATGCCGTGCTCACGGCAAAACACCATGACGGAGTCGCCCTGTTCGACACCCAGTTGAGCGACTTGAGCGTTGTGAAGCAGACCCTGGCGGGCCGCGATTTGATCCGGCCCTATTGCGAATCGCTCCGAAAGGTCGGTGTGAAGGTCGGCCTCTACTTTTCTCATCTCGACTGGAGCCATCCCGATTACGCCAGCATCGGTTCGAACGACGCAACTGCAAACCGCTATGCCTATCGACAAGGCGAGAGCGACATGGCCGCCTGGCAGCGCTTTCTCGCGTTTCATCGCGGACAGATACAGGAGATTTGCACCCAGTACGGCGAAATCGATCTAATCTGGTTCGACGGCGATTGGGAGCGCGATGCAGATACCTGGGACATGGCCGGACTGCGCCGCCAAATCGAGGCATGGCAACCTAACGCGATCCTCAACTCTAGAATGCGCGGACATGGGGACTACGACACGCCCGAGCAGGGTTTGCCGTTGGAGGCGCCGGACGGCCCGTGGGAGTTCTGCATGACGATCAACGACAACTGGGGCTATCGACCGATCGATCGGAACTACAAGACGCCAGAGCAAGTGATTCAAATCTTTTGCGACGTGATCGGCGGCGGCGGCAACCTGCTGTTAGACATTGGTCCGATGGAGGACGGCACCATCCCGCCGGAGCAGGTTGATGTGTTGGAACGATTGGGCGACTGGATCGGACGGCACCAAGAGGCCGTCTATGAGACGATCCGCGGACTGCTGAAAGGCTATCACGGCGCATCGACGCGCTCGATCGATGGTCAGTGCATTTTCCTTTTCGTGCCGGGCAGACCGGGGCAGATTTACGTCAAGGGCTTGATGGACGAGGTCAAGAAGGCGACGCTTTTGGGCTCCGGGGTCGATGTAACGCACAAGAGGATCGGCGGCGCGCCCTGGTCGAACATCCCCGGCACGCTTTGGATCGACATCCCAGACGATGCGGTCGAACCCTGCATGAGCGTCGTTCGATTGGAGCTGGCGTGA
- a CDS encoding lysoplasmalogenase, translating to MRSGLVLLGLLAATAYIAGIYSDLGVWERIAKPAPALAMAAWVALHNGHRWIVIGLIFSALGDLLLHLGDAYFLAGMGAFFLAHLSYIRAFRSKPGLSALLFFALWGLVVYWLAWDQLGDFRAPVAAYIAIICLMMARASASGSVALTGALLFGLSDTLIAIDRWIWDVPQSGLLIIATYWAGQALIARWGAIRPTTR from the coding sequence GTGAGATCGGGACTTGTTCTACTTGGCCTCTTGGCGGCGACCGCCTACATCGCGGGCATCTACTCAGATCTTGGGGTTTGGGAGCGCATAGCCAAACCCGCGCCTGCGCTGGCAATGGCGGCTTGGGTCGCTCTGCACAATGGCCACCGATGGATCGTTATCGGCCTGATCTTCTCTGCTCTGGGCGATCTGTTGTTGCACTTAGGCGATGCTTATTTCTTGGCGGGTATGGGCGCGTTCTTCCTGGCGCATTTGTCTTACATCCGCGCCTTCCGATCCAAGCCCGGACTTTCTGCCCTTCTGTTCTTTGCTCTGTGGGGATTGGTCGTCTATTGGCTGGCTTGGGATCAGCTGGGCGACTTCCGCGCTCCTGTGGCGGCCTATATTGCGATTATCTGTCTGATGATGGCGCGGGCGTCGGCCTCGGGGTCGGTCGCACTAACCGGAGCGCTTCTGTTTGGGCTGAGCGACACCCTGATCGCCATCGACCGCTGGATATGGGACGTGCCTCAGAGCGGCTTACTGATCATAGCGACCTACTGGGCGGGCCAAGCGCTGATCGCTCGCTGGGGCGCTATTCGGCCAACAACTCGCTAA
- a CDS encoding VOC family protein → MIHPNADIGHVHLKVADLERALRFYCDVLGFKLTQRYGRGAAFVAAGGYHHHIGLNTWESLGGQPPLPGSTGLYHFAIRYPTKAALADAYRRLEAASIPLGGAADHGVSLALYLRDPDQNGVELYWDRPKEEWPFAPDGSLAMVSEPLDFSELLAE, encoded by the coding sequence ATGATCCATCCAAACGCAGACATTGGCCATGTGCATTTGAAGGTGGCCGATCTTGAGCGAGCGCTCAGGTTCTATTGCGATGTGCTCGGGTTCAAACTCACTCAGAGATACGGTCGTGGGGCGGCGTTCGTGGCGGCAGGCGGCTACCACCATCATATCGGGCTCAACACCTGGGAGAGTTTGGGCGGGCAACCTCCGCTGCCAGGCAGTACGGGGCTGTACCACTTTGCAATTCGCTATCCCACCAAGGCGGCGCTGGCCGATGCCTATCGCCGATTAGAGGCCGCTAGCATTCCGCTGGGCGGCGCCGCGGACCATGGAGTGAGCCTTGCTCTTTACCTGCGCGATCCCGATCAAAACGGGGTCGAACTTTATTGGGATCGACCGAAGGAAGAGTGGCCTTTCGCGCCGGACGGCAGTCTGGCCATGGTTAGCGAACCTTTGGACTTTAGCGAGTTGTTGGCCGAATAG